A DNA window from Bacteroides cellulosilyticus contains the following coding sequences:
- a CDS encoding succinate dehydrogenase/fumarate reductase iron-sulfur subunit produces the protein MDKNISFTLKVWRQKGPKAKGAFETYQMKDIPGDTSFLEMLDILNEQLISEGKEPVVFDHDCREGICGMCSLYINGHPHGPATGATTCQIYMRRFNDGDTITVEPWRSAGFPVIKDLMVDRTAYDKIMQAGGYVSVRTGSPQDANAILIPKQIADEAMDAAACIGCGACVAACKNGSAMLFVSAKVSQLNLLPQGKPEALRRAKAMLSKMDELGFGNCTNTRACEAECPKNISISNIARLNRDFIIAKLKD, from the coding sequence ATGGATAAAAATATAAGTTTCACACTGAAAGTATGGCGCCAGAAAGGCCCAAAGGCAAAAGGCGCTTTTGAAACATACCAAATGAAAGATATCCCCGGTGACACTTCATTCCTCGAAATGCTGGATATCTTGAATGAACAACTGATTTCTGAAGGTAAAGAACCGGTTGTATTCGATCATGACTGCCGCGAAGGTATCTGCGGTATGTGTTCGCTCTACATCAACGGACATCCTCACGGTCCTGCAACAGGTGCTACTACCTGTCAGATCTATATGCGTCGTTTCAACGATGGTGACACTATCACTGTTGAACCTTGGCGTTCTGCCGGTTTCCCGGTCATCAAGGACTTGATGGTAGACCGTACAGCTTACGACAAGATTATGCAAGCCGGTGGTTACGTTAGTGTGCGCACGGGCTCTCCTCAGGATGCCAATGCTATCCTGATTCCGAAGCAAATCGCTGACGAAGCTATGGATGCAGCTGCTTGTATCGGTTGCGGTGCTTGTGTAGCTGCTTGTAAGAATGGTTCTGCCATGTTGTTCGTTTCCGCAAAAGTTAGCCAGCTGAACTTGCTGCCGCAGGGTAAACCGGAAGCATTGCGTCGCGCAAAAGCTATGTTGAGCAAGATGGATGAACTCGGATTTGGTAACTGTACCAATACTCGTGCTTGCGAAGCCGAATGTCCGAAGAACATCTCTATCAGCAACATCGCCCGTCTGAACCGCGATTTCATCATCGCAAAACTGAAAGACTAA
- a CDS encoding fumarate reductase/succinate dehydrogenase flavoprotein subunit codes for MTKIDSKIPEGPVAEKWTNYKAHQKLVNPANKRRLDIIVVGTGLAGASAAASLGEMGFRVFNFCIQDSPRRAHSIAAQGGINAAKNYQNDGDSVYRLFYDTVKGGDYRAREANVYRLAEVSNSIIDQCVAQGVPFAREYGGLLDNRSFGGAQVSRTFYARGQTGQQLLLGAYSALSRQVNVGTVKLYTRYEMQDVVLVDGRARGIIAKNLVTGKLERFAAHAVVIATGGYGNAYFLSTNAMTCNCTAAVSCYRKGAWMANPAMVQIHPTCIPVHGDKQSKLTLMSESLRNDGRIWVPKKKEDAIKLQKGEIKGSDIPEEDRDYYLERRYPAFGNLVPRDVASRAAKERCDAGFGVNNTGLAVFLDFSEAISRLGIDIVLQRYGNLFDMYEEITDVNPGELAKEIAGVKYYNPMMIYPAIHYTMGGIWVDYELMTSIKGLFAIGECNFSDHGANRLGASALMQGLADGYFVLPYTIQNYLADQITVPRFSTDLPEFAAAEKAIQEKINWMMNIKGKKSVDSIHKELGHVMWEYVGMGRTAEGLKTGIAKLKEIRKTFEKDLFIPGDKEGMNVELDKAIRLYDFIIMGELVAYDALNRNESCGGHFREEYQTEEGEAKRDDENFFYVACWEYQGSDEKAPELLKEPLVYEAIKVQTRNYKS; via the coding sequence ATGACTAAGATAGATTCAAAAATTCCGGAAGGACCGGTGGCTGAGAAATGGACCAACTATAAAGCTCACCAGAAATTAGTAAACCCTGCTAACAAGCGTCGCTTGGATATCATCGTGGTAGGTACGGGCTTGGCAGGTGCTTCTGCTGCCGCTTCACTCGGTGAAATGGGTTTCAGAGTATTCAACTTCTGTATTCAAGACTCTCCGCGCCGTGCACACTCCATCGCAGCACAGGGCGGTATCAACGCTGCAAAGAATTACCAAAACGACGGTGACTCTGTTTACCGTTTGTTCTACGATACAGTAAAGGGCGGTGACTACCGTGCCCGCGAAGCTAACGTTTACCGTTTGGCTGAGGTTTCCAACAGCATTATCGACCAATGTGTGGCACAAGGTGTTCCCTTCGCCCGCGAATACGGCGGTTTGCTGGATAACCGTTCTTTCGGTGGTGCTCAGGTATCACGTACGTTCTATGCCCGCGGCCAAACCGGACAGCAGTTGTTGCTGGGTGCTTACTCTGCACTGAGCCGCCAGGTAAACGTAGGTACCGTAAAATTATACACTCGTTACGAAATGCAGGACGTTGTCCTCGTTGACGGACGTGCCCGCGGTATCATCGCTAAAAACCTCGTAACCGGTAAACTGGAACGTTTTGCTGCACACGCAGTAGTAATCGCTACCGGTGGCTATGGAAACGCATACTTCCTGTCTACCAATGCAATGACTTGTAACTGTACAGCTGCCGTTTCTTGCTATCGCAAGGGTGCCTGGATGGCCAACCCGGCTATGGTACAGATTCACCCCACTTGTATTCCCGTTCACGGTGACAAGCAGTCTAAGTTGACTTTGATGTCAGAGTCTCTGCGTAATGACGGTCGTATCTGGGTTCCGAAGAAGAAAGAAGATGCCATAAAACTCCAGAAGGGTGAAATCAAGGGAAGCGATATTCCTGAAGAAGACCGCGACTACTACTTGGAACGCCGCTATCCGGCATTCGGAAACTTGGTTCCGCGTGACGTTGCCAGCCGTGCCGCTAAAGAACGTTGCGATGCTGGTTTCGGTGTGAACAATACAGGCTTGGCAGTATTCCTCGATTTCTCTGAGGCTATCAGTCGCTTAGGCATTGATATTGTTCTTCAACGTTATGGCAACCTCTTTGATATGTATGAGGAAATCACTGACGTTAATCCGGGTGAACTGGCAAAAGAAATTGCCGGTGTGAAATATTATAATCCGATGATGATTTATCCGGCTATCCACTACACAATGGGTGGTATCTGGGTTGACTACGAACTGATGACTTCTATCAAGGGTCTGTTCGCTATCGGTGAGTGTAACTTCTCCGACCACGGTGCCAACCGCCTCGGTGCTTCAGCATTGATGCAAGGTTTGGCTGACGGTTACTTCGTATTGCCTTACACTATTCAGAACTATCTGGCTGACCAGATTACAGTTCCCCGTTTCTCTACCGACCTGCCTGAATTCGCAGCAGCAGAGAAAGCTATCCAGGAAAAAATCAACTGGATGATGAACATCAAGGGTAAGAAGTCAGTAGACTCTATCCACAAGGAACTGGGCCACGTGATGTGGGAATATGTAGGTATGGGCCGTACAGCAGAAGGTCTGAAGACCGGTATTGCCAAACTGAAAGAAATCCGTAAGACATTCGAAAAAGACTTGTTCATCCCGGGAGATAAGGAAGGTATGAACGTAGAGCTGGATAAAGCTATCCGCCTGTACGACTTCATTATCATGGGCGAATTGGTTGCTTACGACGCTCTGAACCGTAACGAAAGCTGCGGTGGTCACTTCCGTGAAGAATACCAGACTGAAGAAGGCGAAGCAAAACGTGACGATGAAAACTTCTTCTACGTTGCTTGCTGGGAATATCAAGGTTCCGACGAAAAAGCTCCTGAGTTGCTGAAAGAACCGCTGGTTTACGAAGCAATCAAGGTACAGACTCGTAACTATAAGAGCTAA
- a CDS encoding b558 family succinate dehydrogenase (Or fumarate reductase) cytochrome B subunit has product MWLSNSSVGRKVVMSITGIALVLFLTFHMAMNLVALISAEGYNMVCEFLGANWYALVATVGLAALFIIHIIYAFWLTMQNRKARGTERYAVVDKPKTVEWASQNMLVLGLIVIVGLGLHLVNFWAKMQLPELMHNMGMHADTLTLAYAANGVYHIQNTFSNPVYVVLYLIWLGALWFHLTHGFWSSMQSLGWNNKVWINRWKCISNIYSTIVVVCFALVVVVFFAKSLCGGAC; this is encoded by the coding sequence ATGTGGTTAAGTAATTCATCTGTAGGAAGGAAAGTGGTGATGAGCATTACCGGTATCGCCCTTGTCCTGTTTCTAACGTTTCACATGGCGATGAACCTGGTTGCATTAATCTCGGCAGAGGGATACAACATGGTTTGTGAGTTCCTGGGGGCAAACTGGTATGCCTTGGTGGCTACGGTAGGTTTGGCCGCACTTTTCATTATTCACATCATCTACGCTTTCTGGCTGACAATGCAGAACCGCAAAGCACGCGGTACCGAACGTTATGCCGTAGTTGATAAACCCAAAACTGTAGAATGGGCTTCTCAGAACATGCTCGTATTGGGTCTTATCGTAATCGTAGGTCTGGGTCTGCACCTGGTAAACTTCTGGGCAAAAATGCAGCTTCCTGAGTTGATGCACAACATGGGTATGCATGCTGACACGCTTACACTGGCTTATGCCGCTAACGGTGTTTATCACATTCAGAACACATTCAGCAATCCGGTATACGTAGTGCTTTACCTCATTTGGCTCGGCGCACTGTGGTTCCACCTGACTCACGGTTTCTGGAGTTCTATGCAATCCCTGGGTTGGAACAACAAGGTATGGATTAACCGTTGGAAATGCATCTCCAACATTTACTCTACTATCGTCGTTGTATGTTTCGCCTTGGTAGTTGTCGTATTCTTCGCAAAATCATTGTGCGGCGGTGCTTGCTAA
- a CDS encoding helix-turn-helix domain-containing protein: MTKDTLCTRQVDCTLCPKISDGTLVYRQYPQGQHFSAEKCTQNCMIFMLKGELLINSNEYPGTTLQSRQCVLQAIGSKMELLALTEVEYIAYWFTELPLICEDRYKDILERSEAPLTYTPLIANAKLERLLHDIADYFKEQPSACGKYLDIKRQELVYILTCYYPLRQISTFFYPISTYTESFHYFIMQNYDKVKNVEEFAHLGGYTTTTFRRLFKNMYNVPVYEWILDKKREGILNDLQFTKQRISVISSRYGFDSLSHFAHFCKDSFGDTPRSLRKRAASGEKITIIKEKNDDSAREQGDE, translated from the coding sequence ATGACAAAAGACACTCTTTGCACACGGCAAGTAGATTGTACTCTATGCCCAAAAATCTCAGACGGGACATTGGTATACCGCCAATATCCCCAGGGGCAGCATTTCTCGGCGGAGAAGTGTACCCAGAACTGCATGATCTTTATGTTAAAGGGAGAATTGTTGATAAATAGTAACGAATACCCAGGCACTACGCTCCAGAGCAGACAATGTGTGCTGCAAGCCATCGGTTCAAAAATGGAATTGTTAGCACTGACTGAGGTGGAATATATCGCCTATTGGTTTACGGAACTTCCACTTATATGCGAAGACCGTTACAAGGATATCCTCGAACGCTCTGAGGCCCCGCTGACCTACACACCGTTGATAGCGAATGCAAAATTGGAGCGGTTGCTGCATGATATCGCCGACTATTTTAAAGAACAGCCTTCCGCATGCGGGAAATATCTCGACATCAAGCGCCAGGAACTGGTTTACATATTAACCTGCTATTATCCCCTGCGCCAGATAAGTACGTTCTTCTATCCCATCAGCACTTATACGGAAAGTTTCCATTATTTCATTATGCAGAACTACGACAAGGTAAAGAATGTGGAAGAATTCGCCCATTTAGGTGGATATACAACCACTACATTCCGCCGTTTGTTTAAAAATATGTATAATGTTCCGGTGTACGAATGGATACTGGACAAGAAGCGTGAAGGTATTCTGAACGATCTGCAATTCACCAAGCAACGTATCTCCGTGATTAGTTCACGTTATGGCTTCGATTCCCTGTCGCACTTCGCTCATTTCTGTAAGGACTCCTTTGGAGACACCCCTCGTTCCTTGCGAAAACGTGCTGCCAGCGGGGAGAAAATCACCATTATAAAAGAAAAAAATGACGACTCAGCTAGGGAACAGGGTGACGAGTAA
- a CDS encoding phosphatase PAP2 family protein: MKRTIFFVFFASLLVFNISAQNWDINTLHRINSWDGKFIRNYNKIISRTEPYIAVGVPVAMALAAWVKKDRELLKDAVYVGTSVAGAFVVTYGMKYLIDRERPFDRYPDRVHAYSHETSPSFPSGHTATAFALATSLCVKYPKWYVIAPSALWACSVGVSRMNEGVHYPSDVLAGAVIGAGCAVVNIYVNRWLNKWLFGN, from the coding sequence ATGAAACGGACTATTTTTTTTGTATTTTTTGCATCATTACTTGTATTCAATATTTCTGCCCAGAACTGGGACATTAATACTTTGCATAGAATAAATAGTTGGGATGGTAAGTTCATTCGTAATTATAATAAAATAATTTCTCGTACTGAACCCTATATTGCCGTGGGGGTTCCTGTGGCGATGGCATTGGCTGCCTGGGTGAAAAAAGACCGCGAATTATTGAAGGATGCTGTGTATGTAGGTACCAGTGTTGCCGGCGCTTTTGTTGTGACTTATGGCATGAAATATCTTATAGATCGTGAACGTCCGTTCGATCGCTATCCCGACCGGGTTCATGCTTATAGTCATGAAACCAGTCCTTCTTTCCCTTCCGGACATACGGCAACTGCTTTTGCATTGGCAACTTCACTTTGTGTGAAATATCCGAAATGGTATGTAATCGCTCCATCCGCCTTATGGGCATGTTCTGTCGGAGTATCCCGTATGAATGAAGGTGTGCACTATCCCTCCGATGTGCTGGCGGGTGCAGTTATCGGAGCCGGATGTGCTGTAGTAAATATCTATGTGAACCGTTGGCTGAATAAGTGGTTGTTCGGTAATTAA
- a CDS encoding S41 family peptidase, whose product MKKLLIFIICICGAMASMQAQNMGNLAARKLQMAEFAITNLYVDSVDENKLVEEAIIRMLAQLDPHSTYNDAEEVKKMNEPLQGNFEGIGVQFQMIEDTLLIIQPVSNGPSEKVGILAGDRIVAVNDSAIAGVKMSTEDIMARLRGPKDSEVKLTIVRRGVDDPLYFTVKRDKIPILSLDASYMIQPKTGYIRINRFGATTAEEFTAALKELQKQGMKDLILDLQGNGGGYLNAAIDLANEFLQQKELIVYTEGRTSQRSNFYAKGTGNFKNGRLIVLVDEYSASASEIVTGAIQDWDRGVVVGRRTFGKGLVQRPIELPDGSMIRLTIARYYTPSGRCIQKPYDHTANLDGRGLSKDDGQEKYNMELVERFNRGEMMHADSIHFPDSLKNSTKKLKRTVYGGGGIMPDYFVPIDTTQYTDYHRNLVAKGVVIKATTKYIEKNRKELQEKYKKFDTFNNKFEIDEQMLADIRAAADKEKIEFNEEQYNKSLPLIKTQLKALIARDLWDMNEYFQVINTTNNSVQQALELLNEKIYEKKLPL is encoded by the coding sequence ATGAAGAAACTTCTTATCTTTATAATATGTATATGCGGTGCCATGGCTTCCATGCAGGCGCAGAATATGGGCAACTTGGCTGCCCGCAAGTTACAGATGGCAGAGTTTGCCATCACCAACCTGTATGTAGACTCGGTAGACGAAAATAAACTGGTGGAAGAAGCTATTATCCGTATGCTTGCCCAACTCGATCCGCACTCCACATACAATGATGCTGAGGAGGTGAAGAAAATGAACGAGCCTTTGCAAGGTAACTTCGAAGGTATCGGTGTGCAGTTCCAGATGATAGAAGATACATTACTTATTATACAGCCCGTCAGCAACGGACCATCTGAAAAGGTTGGTATCCTGGCAGGTGACCGTATCGTGGCAGTGAACGACAGCGCTATTGCCGGCGTAAAAATGTCCACAGAAGATATAATGGCACGCCTGCGCGGCCCGAAAGACTCAGAAGTAAAACTAACTATTGTCCGCCGCGGAGTGGACGATCCCTTATACTTCACTGTAAAACGGGATAAAATACCCATTCTAAGTTTGGACGCTTCGTATATGATACAGCCCAAAACCGGCTATATCCGTATCAACCGTTTTGGCGCCACTACCGCCGAAGAATTTACCGCGGCCCTCAAAGAGCTACAGAAGCAAGGAATGAAAGACCTGATACTCGACCTGCAAGGCAACGGTGGCGGCTATTTGAATGCAGCAATTGATCTTGCCAACGAGTTCCTGCAACAAAAAGAACTGATTGTATATACTGAAGGAAGAACCTCTCAGCGCAGTAATTTCTACGCCAAAGGCACAGGTAACTTCAAGAACGGACGCCTCATCGTGCTGGTAGACGAATACTCTGCTTCAGCAAGTGAAATCGTAACCGGTGCCATACAGGACTGGGACAGAGGCGTAGTTGTAGGCCGCCGTACTTTCGGTAAAGGGCTGGTACAACGCCCCATCGAATTGCCCGATGGCTCTATGATTCGCTTGACTATCGCCCGTTATTACACCCCATCCGGACGTTGCATCCAGAAACCGTACGACCATACAGCCAATCTGGACGGCCGAGGCCTTAGTAAAGATGACGGCCAGGAGAAATACAATATGGAACTGGTAGAGCGTTTCAACCGTGGAGAAATGATGCATGCCGACAGTATCCATTTCCCTGATTCACTGAAGAACTCCACTAAGAAGTTGAAACGTACCGTATACGGTGGCGGTGGCATCATGCCCGACTATTTCGTGCCTATTGATACAACTCAATATACCGATTATCACCGTAATCTGGTCGCCAAAGGCGTTGTCATCAAAGCAACAACCAAGTATATCGAGAAAAACCGGAAAGAACTCCAAGAGAAATATAAGAAGTTTGATACCTTCAACAATAAATTCGAGATAGACGAACAGATGCTTGCGGACATACGCGCTGCCGCCGATAAAGAAAAGATTGAGTTCAACGAAGAGCAATACAACAAATCATTGCCTCTGATAAAGACGCAGTTGAAAGCCTTGATAGCCCGTGACCTGTGGGATATGAACGAATACTTTCAGGTGATAAACACCACGAACAACAGCGTGCAACAAGCCCTTGAGTTATTGAACGAAAAGATTTACGAGAAGAAACTACCACTTTAA
- the coaD gene encoding pantetheine-phosphate adenylyltransferase, with product MRRAIFPGTFDPFTIGHSSVVTRALTFMDEVIIGIGINENKNTYFPIEKRVEIIQKFYRNEPRIKVYSYDCLTIDFARQVDAQFIVRGIRTVKDFEYEETIADINRKLAGIETILLFTEPELTCISSTTVRELLQFGKDISQFIPEGMDI from the coding sequence ATGAGAAGAGCAATCTTTCCGGGAACATTCGATCCTTTCACTATCGGACATTCATCGGTAGTGACCCGCGCACTGACTTTTATGGATGAAGTCATTATTGGAATTGGTATCAACGAAAATAAAAACACCTACTTCCCTATTGAGAAGCGCGTGGAGATAATACAGAAATTCTACCGGAACGAGCCACGAATCAAGGTCTACTCCTATGATTGCCTGACGATTGATTTTGCCCGGCAGGTAGACGCGCAGTTTATTGTTCGCGGTATCCGTACCGTGAAAGATTTCGAGTATGAAGAGACCATTGCCGATATCAACCGCAAACTGGCAGGTATCGAAACTATCTTGCTCTTTACCGAACCCGAACTGACATGTATCAGTTCGACTACTGTCCGCGAACTTCTACAGTTCGGCAAAGATATCAGCCAGTTTATCCCCGAAGGGATGGATATTTAA
- a CDS encoding DNA topoisomerase IV subunit B, protein MEEINGLMPEGNVEYTEDNIRHLDDMEHIRVRSGMYIGRLGDGTQNDDGIYVLLKEVMDNSIDEFKMGAGRRIEINIEDNLRVSVRDYGRGIPQGKLIEAVSKLNTGGKYDSKAFKKSVGLNGVGIKAVNALSSRFEVRSYREGKVRIAIFEKGNLQSDVTENCNEESGTYIFFEPDSTLFLNYSFQANFVETLLRNYTYLNTGLSIIYNGQRIISRHGLEDLLNDNMTAQGLYNIIHLKGEDIEIAFTHTNQYGEEYYSFVNGQHTTQGGTHQSALKEHIARTIKEFYNKNQEYADIRNGIVAAIAINVEEPQFEGQTKTKLGSPSMSPGGVSVNKYVGDFIKTEVDNYLHKNPLVAEVMLQKIQDSEKERKAIAGVTKLARERAKKANLHNRKLRDCRYHLNDGKGKEQESESCIFITEGDSASGSITKSRDVNTQAVFSLRGKPLNSFGLTKKVVYENEEFNLLQAALNIEDGIEGLRYNKVIAATDADVDGMHIRLLLITFFLQFFPDLIKKGHVYILQTPLFRVRNKKKTIYCYTEEERQKAIVELGPNPEITRFKGLGEISPDEFRHFIGKDMRLEQVTLRKTDLVKELLEFYMGKNTMERQNFIINNLVIEEDLAS, encoded by the coding sequence ATGGAAGAAATCAACGGACTGATGCCCGAAGGCAATGTAGAATATACGGAAGACAACATTCGTCATTTGGACGACATGGAGCACATCCGTGTCCGTTCGGGTATGTATATCGGTCGTTTGGGCGACGGTACGCAGAACGACGACGGTATCTATGTATTGCTAAAAGAGGTAATGGACAACAGCATCGATGAGTTCAAAATGGGTGCTGGTAGACGGATCGAGATTAACATTGAGGATAATCTCCGTGTCAGTGTGCGCGACTATGGTCGTGGTATTCCGCAAGGAAAGCTGATTGAAGCTGTGAGCAAACTCAATACCGGCGGTAAGTACGACAGTAAAGCTTTCAAGAAAAGTGTCGGACTGAACGGCGTAGGTATCAAAGCTGTGAATGCACTTAGCAGCCGCTTTGAAGTACGTAGTTATCGCGAAGGTAAAGTTCGTATTGCCATTTTTGAAAAAGGTAATCTCCAGAGTGATGTAACGGAAAACTGTAACGAGGAAAGCGGAACTTACATCTTCTTCGAACCGGACAGCACGTTATTCCTGAACTATTCTTTCCAGGCTAATTTCGTGGAAACGCTGTTGCGTAACTACACGTACCTGAATACAGGACTTTCCATTATATACAACGGTCAGCGCATTATCTCACGCCATGGACTGGAAGATTTGCTGAACGACAATATGACCGCACAGGGCCTTTACAATATCATCCATCTAAAAGGAGAAGATATTGAAATAGCCTTTACGCATACGAATCAATACGGCGAGGAATACTATTCCTTTGTCAACGGCCAGCATACCACACAGGGTGGAACGCACCAAAGTGCGCTTAAAGAACATATTGCCCGCACCATCAAGGAGTTCTACAACAAGAACCAGGAATATGCCGACATCCGCAACGGTATTGTTGCCGCCATTGCCATCAATGTGGAAGAACCCCAGTTTGAAGGACAGACCAAGACCAAACTCGGTTCCCCTTCCATGTCTCCCGGTGGTGTAAGCGTGAATAAGTATGTAGGCGACTTCATCAAAACGGAGGTGGATAACTATCTACATAAGAATCCGTTGGTTGCGGAAGTCATGCTGCAAAAGATACAAGACTCCGAAAAAGAACGTAAAGCCATTGCCGGTGTAACCAAATTGGCACGTGAGCGCGCAAAGAAGGCCAACCTGCATAATCGTAAGCTGCGCGATTGCCGTTACCACCTCAATGACGGCAAAGGAAAGGAACAGGAATCCGAATCTTGCATCTTTATCACTGAGGGTGATTCTGCCAGCGGTTCTATCACAAAGAGCCGTGACGTAAATACGCAGGCTGTATTCAGTCTTCGTGGTAAACCGTTGAACTCATTCGGGCTGACTAAGAAAGTAGTATACGAAAACGAAGAATTCAATCTGCTACAAGCTGCCCTGAACATAGAAGACGGCATTGAAGGATTGCGTTACAACAAGGTGATTGCCGCTACCGATGCCGATGTGGACGGTATGCACATCCGGTTGTTGCTCATCACATTCTTCCTGCAATTCTTCCCCGATCTGATAAAGAAAGGGCACGTCTATATCCTGCAAACTCCGTTGTTCCGCGTGCGCAACAAGAAAAAGACAATTTACTGCTACACGGAAGAGGAACGGCAAAAAGCCATTGTTGAACTGGGCCCCAATCCTGAGATTACGCGTTTTAAAGGTCTGGGAGAGATCTCGCCTGATGAATTCCGGCATTTCATCGGTAAAGATATGCGTCTGGAACAAGTTACTTTACGCAAAACGGACCTCGTAAAGGAGTTATTGGAATTCTACATGGGTAAAAATACCATGGAACGGCAAAACTTTATTATTAACAATCTGGTTATAGAAGAAGATCTGGCATCATGA
- a CDS encoding N-acetyltransferase has protein sequence MAITIKKVSTMKELKRFIRFNYRLYKGNPYSVPDLYDDMLNTFNKKKNAAFEFCEAEYFLAYQDNKIVGRVAAIINHKANEAWNKKNVRFGWIDFIDNPEVSDALIHTVEEWGKERGMTHIQGPLGFTDFDAEGMLVEGFDQLSTMATIYNYPYYPQHMERMGFEKEADWVEYQIYIPDAIPDKHKRISDLIQRKYNLKIKKYTSAKKIARDYGQAIFELMNEAYKPLFGYSALSQRQIDQYVKMYLPIVDLRMVTLITDADDQLICVGISMPSLSEALQKAHGRLLPFGWYYLLKALFMKRRAKMLDLLLVAVKPEYQNKGVNALLFSDLIPVYQKLGFIFAESNPELEMNGKVQAQWEYFETKQHKRRRAFVKEINN, from the coding sequence ATGGCAATAACAATCAAAAAAGTTTCCACAATGAAAGAATTGAAACGGTTCATCCGCTTCAATTACCGGCTATACAAAGGCAATCCCTACTCCGTTCCCGATCTCTACGACGACATGCTCAACACTTTCAATAAAAAGAAGAATGCAGCGTTTGAATTCTGTGAAGCAGAGTATTTCCTGGCTTACCAAGACAATAAAATAGTGGGCCGCGTAGCTGCCATAATCAACCATAAGGCCAATGAAGCCTGGAATAAAAAGAATGTCCGTTTCGGCTGGATTGATTTCATTGACAACCCGGAAGTATCCGATGCCTTGATCCACACGGTAGAAGAATGGGGAAAAGAACGTGGAATGACTCACATACAAGGTCCGTTGGGCTTCACAGACTTCGATGCGGAAGGCATGCTGGTCGAAGGCTTCGATCAACTCAGCACCATGGCAACCATTTACAACTATCCTTACTATCCGCAACACATGGAGCGTATGGGATTTGAAAAGGAAGCTGACTGGGTGGAATACCAGATCTACATTCCGGATGCCATACCGGACAAGCACAAACGTATCTCCGATCTTATCCAGCGTAAATATAATCTCAAGATTAAAAAATATACATCTGCAAAGAAGATTGCCCGCGACTATGGACAGGCCATCTTTGAGTTGATGAACGAAGCTTATAAGCCCCTGTTCGGTTATTCCGCTCTGTCCCAACGGCAGATTGACCAGTACGTGAAAATGTATCTCCCCATCGTAGACCTCCGCATGGTGACACTTATCACAGATGCCGACGACCAGCTTATTTGCGTAGGCATATCCATGCCCTCCCTGTCCGAAGCTCTACAGAAAGCGCACGGCCGGTTATTGCCCTTCGGATGGTACTATCTGCTGAAAGCACTGTTCATGAAACGACGTGCCAAAATGTTAGATTTATTGCTTGTTGCCGTGAAGCCGGAGTACCAGAACAAAGGTGTTAACGCATTGTTATTTTCCGATTTAATTCCGGTTTATCAGAAATTAGGTTTTATATTTGCAGAAAGCAACCCTGAACTTGAAATGAATGGCAAAGTACAAGCCCAATGGGAATACTTTGAAACCAAACAACATAAACGGCGCAGGGCGTTTGTGAAAGAAATTAATAATTAA